The proteins below come from a single Tissierellales bacterium genomic window:
- a CDS encoding VOC family protein produces MIRVFKEKIEHIAIWSKDIERLKDFYIKYFRAKANDGYHNKTKGFRSYFLSFDDGSRLEIMNMDGILEIEKSDSQYLGYSHLAMNVGTKDDVIELTERIRCDGYEVVGEPRTTGDGYFESVILDPDGNRIEITC; encoded by the coding sequence GTATTTAAAGAAAAAATAGAACATATTGCAATTTGGTCAAAGGACATAGAGCGGTTAAAAGATTTTTATATTAAGTATTTTAGAGCAAAGGCTAATGATGGGTATCATAATAAAACCAAGGGATTTAGATCATATTTTTTAAGTTTTGATGATGGAAGTAGACTTGAGATAATGAATATGGATGGCATTTTAGAGATTGAAAAATCTGATAGTCAATATTTAGGATATAGTCACTTAGCTATGAATGTAGGTACGAAGGATGATGTTATAGAATTGACTGAGAGGATAAGGTGTGATGGTTATGAAGTTGTAGGTGAGCCTAGAACTACAGGAGATGGATATTTTGAAAGTGTAATATTAGATCCAGATGGAAACCGAATTGAAATTACATGCTGA